The following is a genomic window from Colletotrichum lupini chromosome 5, complete sequence.
GGGTAATATATGAGGGAGAAAAGGTTGATAATTTTCATCAAGTGGGTCTATGGTATAGTGGTCGGAACCACTAACCATATAATTCCTTGATTGTAAGGGCTGAGGGTTCAAATCTCCATGTGGGCGTTGGTTTTTCGTAAAAAGATTGGGCTGGTTTGGTTGGTTTCGGGGCTGGTTTCGGGGTTGGTTTGGTTTGGGTTGATATGAGGGCTTAtttgagggcttatttgggtaatttgagggcttatttgggttggtatttgggttggtattttgcttataataagtcttagacttattatacttatttcgagagtatttattactcttaatagtattactagacATAGGAGTATCGATTTCTCTCCTATTTTCGTCTAATATATCCGTAATAAGAGCCTCTAAAGTAGGGGGCTCTTTAAGTCTTAAATTAGACCTTTGACGATCAGCCCAAATCGGAAAGATATTAGTTAGGGCTGATATAAAGACCGTTTTTTGGTCTATATCCTcaataatagctcctacgctttttaatttggaaatatagcttttaaatgagctaataaactcatttaagctattaaaatgctCCAATCTAATAGCGTGGAATTCGAGGTATAATTGTTGACGTAGAACTGGTCCTGTACCCTCATAGGATGCtttaagggtattaagagCCTCTTTTGGATCAATTTGATCAAAAATAAGTGAAAGAGGCTCAGGTTGAATAttttgccttattaataataaggattgggTTTTTTGCTCTTCAGTAATATTTTCATATTCGTTTTCaacttcgaaataggtatttaatttcAAAAGTCGAAGATAAATATGAAGAGTAGAAAGCCAAGTAGTCCAATTTTGACTACCTTTTAGGCGTTGATTTTCAGGCATAAGGCAGCCTGTAATTGCCTTGATAATATCCgccattatatatattttagaatatatataatataaatatatactagtattgttcctagtataaataagcttactttaagcttagaattcaagcttgtttttaagcttgaaaatagacttattttaagtctaaaaatatatataagaaaaagtctattttgacttctttttcttataaatagatatttaataaaagtaagtatatagtataaaaaggacttacacttcgtctgcctttttatatatataaatcctttattaaatataaaggtcgATTTCGAATTTTCGAATTCGAAAAAGTGATTTTGGGCGGAGTAAGATATctcaatatatgaatatgcaTATACCGGATAAAGGCATATACCTAAATGATAATAGGTATGATAtaggtaaataaaaatagaagagctCGGATAAGTGAATAATATTcacttaagtaaataaaacctcagttatataataactgggctcataacctctagcacgtatagctttaacgaggtaatgcgggatattcttatatagaatatgaaaagtgaatattcatatagaagcaagaatatatgaatataggggaaataagcgtatataaaagaggtttttgtaataaagagagtaatatagttgaattactatatgagaagttgcttgcttaacgaaaggtctaggtaggcaaatacacgcctacatataggcataaaaacctcctactagaatattccattgcttattaattatgatataattaataagcatatacgtaagtgaatgcgtaatcgtagtacgtaattccgcctcgagtaaattccagattattcagttatcttccagtactttccactgctcacgtaagcttatataagcagtattgcttacataatcaatacctataataatctacagaaatcgtagattaatatggtatatagtttgcttacgtaatattgataataaggcgaataataaggtaaacaaagttaccttcgtaacattaattaaattattttaataaaaagtacggtaattaacgaattaacctaattcgacgtaattaacgaagtagcctaattaactacttaattaactacttaattaactattaattactccGTATAGCCCatagcccgtaatttaataacttcttctattttagcctcgtactctattttagcctcgtacttattaataagtctatctatctcgccttttattataaaattaatattataagcatAATCCTCGTTAGCTAAATCCTATAATACgtctaactatataagattactaattaattaggatcgtaactttataagcgtTAATAACCGAagagcccttataaaattaattatattattattaactacgttaattacctcgttagtagTAGCCCGCTAGTACCTCTGCTATATCTTTATACTAGgcttatacgtattaaaattatatataatctcgagGCCTCGTTAAGTAGAAATAGCCCTACTTAGCGCTAGAGGTATtgttaatagtagtaatactaatataagtactacttttacgcATTTAGTaacttctttatatttaaatgtAGAGGGCTCTTGTTTAAAAGAGGTACTTCGATTAAtagttagcttttttaacttacttattataactattataatacccgttaTAGAGCCCTATAAGCGACCCTTACCTCGgatttataagggatcgAGTAGGGGGATagaagtactattattaataataagctctaagcgttactaaaactaatataagtagatcttttttaataatattaaggtaccgtccttaatatattattaaaaaacgtagtagtaaagtaacttataagtagtttaaattaagtagtatatatactcttttaacggcttttttaataaacttaaatttagctatttacttagcgtactaagttcttataagagttatttaagggtattgtagtatatatataaacgtaccttcttttaaaataaccccgtaataatacttaataccttAGCCTAGCGACGGGTCTAGTAAGCGctaattatagctacttaacttacttaaaaaataactaatttattaaatacggctTTAAAATCGCCCGTATAGTAGCAGACTCGTACTTtaatactcgtatataaggattcgataattaacgtaattaaataactaaagtacCTAATTCggttaacttaaataaatataagtttctCGTACTACggcttaagctaagtattaatagcgtaatCGACTACTACtatagggtacttagtagtctaaaatttaaataattagttataatatatagctattaattagctaCGGAGGAGATTACCCTAATctataaggaattattaaaaataagggttaCGTATAACTACGCTAGTCTCGTCCCTCGTGGCCGGGCCGAAGTAACGCTAGGTCCgggctagtatattaaagttaacgtattagtagtaaagtacgtataatactactttaaattaggtattattatcgagggtattaagtaaaataatcTCGCAATccgtatatataacttataaaaagggaatttCGTAAGCCcggagtaatactaatagctagttaatagccTAACGGTAATTAGCTTCTTTctcgctaaataaaaagtagctcgtaACTTAAGAAGCATAACTATCGTTAGTTactctataaatattaaataacaatatattaaatcggttaattttatatataaaatctattaatagaatatctaggtattattaaagtaaggaaatcgtagTAGTAAgcataataaataagctcgtaatatagcccgcgTCGTTgcgttaaaaatagtactagtactttattaaatcgcataattaattaaataactacttaataagggtcCTACTACCTAATTCGTTATAgcaataagtagctaatatattaaatatatcgtaagtaataataccgctataattactactttccGACCATAGGCTTAAAAggatttaaataagttaaatacccttattttattagttaatgatttagtcttttttattacgtagtagCGCGTAGCAATAATGCGCAAAAGtgttagtattactaaataagtagttatagtagttataaaaatcgcTAACGACGGGACGAAAgagctaattactatttaaaaagctagtagcAATTTACTAGCggtagtttataaacgaggtcgaggatttataacgtttatttaagtaagttaactttacgaggtattactatttttaattataacgcgggctataactatagtaataagtaacggTAGTTAGTGCCCTAGTaaagggcttatattaaataatttagattataaagctagtcttataaatagcctcgttaagtactactctagtattaaatagggcAGGGAatcgctagttataaagtaagtagtcgtactctatataatcgtaattattataattagctatatattaataaataaaaggatcgttaacttcgtaattattctcttcttatagcatattaacgttaggaatagctttaattagtaatagcggtaGCAGTAGCGACGGCGAGGTCGacgaagtagtagttataggtaagtaggtaggtgggtaggtaggtaggtaggtaggtaagtaggtgggtatgggcagctggcctccgggctcggaggtagggcctgccgcagccacacttggggGCGGGATAGcaggagctgctggcagaatatcctcgccctaCTTTTAGCCTCATCTGTGATAAGTCGGTTTCCCTATAGTCAGGTATTGCAAACGTGGCGCTTTGTGGTCATCAGATTTATCAGTGATCCGGTGTTCCCGCGGGTATGCATGGTCGAGGGGCGAGATATATGTGAAGCCCGGCATTGCCAATTCGAGCCTCAACCGAGCTCTTGCAGAGTCAGAGACAAGACAGCTCTGTGGTCGACGAATCAACCCATGTCGCAGTCTCCTACGACGATCATTCGCTAGGGTCGGTGACCGTTGAAGAGCTGCCGGGCCGGATGACCGTAGCCCGTGGGGAATTTCGGGGGCCCACTGACCAGAGCGTGTCTTCAATCTTATTAGCTTTGAAACGTTCATGAGTAGATATAGGGCGATGATATTCTGCCACCAGCTGccgctattctgccaccaagtgtggctgcggccgCCACACGACCGCCGGTCTCGGGCACACACGTAAGCTGGGCTCTGCGTAGTCAGCATTCGAACGGATTGAGCTAATCAGAGGCCGtcaattaacttatagttaattaaattattttagcaAAAAGTACGGTAATCGACGAATTAGCCCAAGTTAACGAGTTAGCCCAAATCGACGATTCTGTCGAATTGGGCTAATTGCCTAGCTATCTAATTGACTAACTGCCTAATTAACTCGCTcgatagtttataaacgaggTCGAGGATTTGCGACGCTTATTTAGGTAGGTTAACTCTGCGAGGCGTTACTACTTTTGATCGTAACGCGggctataagtatagtaataggtaatagtagttagcgCCCTAGCGGAGGGTTTGTGTTAAACGATTTAGACCGCAAAGCTAGCCTCGTAGGCAGCCTCGTTAAGTACTACTCTAGCCTTAGGCAGGCTAGAGAAGCGCTAGCCGTAAAGTGGGTAGTCGTACTCTACGTAACCGTAATCGTCGTAATCGACAGCATGCTAGTAGACGAAGGGATCGTTAACTTCGCAATTATTCTCTTCTTGCGGCATATTGACGTTaggaatagctttaattggcggcagcggcagcggcagcggcagcgacgGCGAGGTCGACGAAGTGGTGGTTGTAggtgggtaggtaggtaagtgggtaggtaggtaagtgggtAGGTAAGTGGGTGGGTATGGGCAGCTGGCCTCCGGGCTCGGAGGCAGGGGCGgtcgcagccacacttggggGCGGGATATCGGCAGgtgctggcagaatatcatcGCCCTAGATATATCGGAGTAGCCGTGCAGGCCCACCAGTACCCGTATCACGAGCCATTCCAGCCGTACCAATTGATCGAAGCCTCGAAGGCATGTTGCTCTGCATTTTCCTCCTGCGCCCCGCCCAAGGTATTCTCACTGCGGAAGTGGCTCCGATGCAGTCAGTCTCCATCGCAAGGTTTGTGCAAGGAATCAGACCGCCGGCCTTTGTGCTTGGGTCACCCCGAAGTTGCAGTGGTACCGGGAACTGCGAATCAATGAGGAGTAGCAAATATGGCATTTTCAATTTGAAAAGATTGTATGATAACGTAAAGTTCGAATGTGAGATCCAGAAATCCTCGTCGAGGAAGTCTGCATAAGTTGATATTAGAGGAGAGCATGTTCCTGTTAGGTGGCTGAAGCAGGAGCTCTGTAAGTTGAGAAGTGGCTGGTGGGCAATTCAGCCACAGATGCACGGATCATCTTGTGGTGGGTAGATCGATCTGGAAATGTCTTGGCACGACGCGCTTCAGGGAAGGCGCGTCTTAAGGTAGTTTGGCGTCCCGCGCACCCACGTGAAACCCAGCTTCAGCCTAACTGACGTCCACACAACCCCAAGCAGGCTTCAAAGTGTCCTGGTAGCTGCCGTTGTAAATCATGGAAAACTGGTCGCCGGAAGGCCGGGCGGCTATTCAAGATGCCTTCGAAGCATTGTGTGAAACAGTTAGCAAGCAACTTGATAGCGGTATGTACACGCAGATGCCCTGACGTAATGACAATGTGATACTAGCTTCTCAACAGAGGTCGAGCAGAGGCTTAAGGGGAACGATCGATCCCGCGCATTCCTCACAGACGAGCTCGAAATATTGAAGTCTCGGTCCGACGAGGTTGATCGCTTGGAAGAGGAAAACCGGAAGCTGAGGACGAAACTCCTCCAAATCCATCACCAAAATCGCTCTGTCGAGTCATCTCGAGGAAGCCCTCGGCCGAGTTATGTCACCAACGACCAAGCCACCAACACAGACCCCGCCTCTGCAGATGGTCCTGAGAATGGAGGCGACCTAGAGAACGTGCTGCGGGAAAGCCACAAGCTGCGACGGAAATACACTGCCCTGGACCAGAATTTCAGGATACTGAAAGCAGAATTCAATAAGAGAAGGGACGAGAGGAAGGAGGAGATCAAGAAATGGGAAGACTATGCGACAGAATTGGAGACGAAGATCAAAGTCTTGGAGCAACGTGATGGTGACGCCGATGCGGCTGCGTACACAGCAGAAGGCCTTCAAGAGCAAAGCAGGCCGCGCGCTCACTTGGCTTCGAGGTTGACAATCGATCCTGATACCGGGATCTTGACGACACTCAGCAATTCGCGGGCTTTGCGACAATATTCTGCCGAGAGAGCTCCCGTGCAATCAGATGTCGAGACGCAGGATCTGTCTGCCGCAGATATCACGGAGGGGGAGACGACAGAGGGTAGTAAGGACGCCGATGCTGTTACTCTTCCACCATTGAGACAGACCGCCAAAACGGATTCAGACATTCGCATCAAACCAGAGCCTTCCTCAGACGGGCCTATCATCGTCTCTGAGCGCCTTGTAGGCAAGAGAAAGCACGCCGATTCCTCCTCAGAACAACAAGGACGACGTAGGGTGAAGATTGAGAGCTCGAATCTTACTACTGGCCCTATTACTAGTCAGCTTCAACAAGAGAGCATGGACCTGGATGAGGTCGGTCAGAGACTAAGCACGCCACGGAAGAATAGGTTATGGGCTGATGCCCTGGCCGCGCCCGGTCAAATTGACATGGAGCGAGCTCAGACAGCCGCTCCCGTCTTTGTCAGGCGCGACAACACCAACACTCCGACTACCAGGATACCCAATTCAACAGCGGTTCTGACACCGATCAACCCTAACGCTCGTCCGGTACGCCCGTATGAGTTGAACACCGTGGAGAAGCCAACAAGGAAAGGGCTCGCTCAAGGCATAAGGAGCTTGGCTGAGGACGGCTTTGTTTATGATACAACGGGCCGCGAAGAGCCGGCGGGGCTTTTCCGCACCCCGCAACCTCCCGGTCGCTTGAGTACGCTATTGAACGCACCATCTCCAGAACAAGCCCCTGCCATAGTACGGTCAATACCTCGTCTTCGGGATACAGGTCGAGCGGAGGAGGATGGACCGCAGTTTCCCGAGCGTCGGGAATTGCCATTCAATAAAGAACGCCGGGACAGGTCGAAGGAAGCTCCAATCGGCCGGAGGGAGCACGAGGAGAACACGGAGCCCACCACAGCCCGCGGGCAGCCCAGAAATCGTGCGACGGTCGAGGCACAGCCGCTGCCCCAGAAGGGGTCATTAAGGTCAAAGCCTGCCACTTCCCTACGGCTTGAAGACTTCAAGGTCAATCCAAAGTTCAACGGCGGTTCCGACTACGCATTCTCGGAGGTGGTCAGGAACAGGGAAGACAGAGCCTGTTTGCCTGGTTGTACAGACATGAACTGCTGTGGCCCTCAATTTCGCGGCATGGCTTTGGCTCAAAAGAACAATGTCCATCGTACCCCGGCATCAGACACCAAATTGTTTGAGGATTATCTCGGTGACAGAATCACTATCATTCTGGGGATGTCCAAGGCAGAGAGGGAAGACTTGTGGATAGAGGCTAAAACATGGCAACTCGCGAATGAGTTGGGCAAACATCGTCATCGTTACGCTCGAAGGGCATCTCCTCCGGGCTTCTGGAACGCGGATTTCCCTACTACGCAGGAAGACGAGGCTGAGAGGGCAGAAGGCGAGAAGAGGGAGAAGCAAATGATTCAAGAACGATATCGGGAAGCAATGAGAGGAGGGGGACGCTGGATCTTCAAGGACGAGTGAATCAGCTGTCGATGATGGGTTCTCAGCGAGGCGCACAGGAGCATTTTGTTTAAACCAGCAGGTGTACATGTTCCGGGCGTATACTGAGTCGTCGTAACAAAACTTACAATAGCGTCGAGGCTAAGCTAGCATGCATTGTTCATTTCAGAGGGATGAGCGACTGGGATATTGAAGGCTCTAATGCCAATAAGAAGCAATGAGAAGCTGAAAGGGAGCTGTGCAGACTTGAGCTATGGATCACCCGCAACGCGTATATGCTAGAGTCCCGCCGGGACACGGAAGAGTGAATCCTATCCACCCTCACCGAGCTCACCTCTGAGCGTCTGAGGTGTGTTCACCGGCCCAGCCAGCTATAGTGGGGTCGATTTCGGGCAAATTGCGGAAGAAGAGACCCAATACCAGCCTGCGATGATCGAATAGTGATCTGTGCGCGAGGCTTCGGCTCAGGCAATCGCATTGCGCCAACAAAGCCCGGAGCCCGCTGCCCGCTAGCTCCAGGTTTACGGTTCTACCTCTCCCGCGCGCGGCTTAATTTTTTGTCATCTCCATTGGAAGCAACCGCACAGCTAACTTCACAGCCGTCGCCCCGTCCCAATCCTCGACCCTTCACCGTTGCTGCCTTCATCGCAGCTCGCCCCTTCGTGTCTGCGCGATTAATCACCTGTGTCGAGCAACTTGTTCATTTTATTTCTCCCCCCTTTGCTCGTTCGGAATACTTTAGTCGGGCCCATTTTCTTCCCAACGATTCCCCGCAACCCCTACGAGAGCGACGCACGACTCAAGGCGATTGGAAATATTACCTTCTCGTGCATCCCACACGATCAAACAACCTAATATTCGATACTCGAACCGATCTCAGACTAATCTGTCGACGCTCCATTGCGAACGCGCCGACAACCGTGTTGAAGGAAGCCGCAGATTCAAGGCAGTGATAGTTCCAGCCGTGGACGATCACTGCAAATACACGACTCCCAAGCCGGCAGGATGAACAATCGTCATCTGCCGGCTGGGCAAGCCATGCCGGGGGGCGGAGGGCCAGGAGGAGGTGTCGATATGGGTGGTGGTCCCGGAGGGGGTAACAGACGGAGGATGCAGCAACAGCCGACGTATGCGCAATACCAGCAATATCAACAGTATCAGCAGCAGCCCATGTATCCAAACTACATGAACCCCTACGCTCAGCCGACGCCGTATTACCATCAGCTGCCGCATCAGTACCAGAACGGAGGCATGCCCTCTGGCTACATGCACtatcagcaacagcagccctACGTGCGGTCACCACAGGCCATGCCTCAACCTCAATATGTCCCCATGGCCGGCGTGAGCGTTCCTCAGCCGTATTCGCAACCGTCGCCTGCTCTCTCAACGCCGTATCACCCACCTCCCGTCCCTGCTGTCAACCCTGTTCagacgccgccgcctcctccgcctccgcaCGTTGAACCTACGCCCGAGCCTTCAGTCGTCACACCTTCTGTAGTGTCCTCGGTCGTGTCTTCATCAGTCGTCACGCCCTTCGCTGAGCCATTCCACCCGGCCGCGGCGCCCCCAACCCCTGCCTCTGCCCCTGCTCCCGAGAGCCTAGAGCTTCCCAAAGATGTAAAGGAATTTCGCGCACCAGTAAGTCCAGCAGATCCTATTCATGTTGGCTTCGTAGCTAAACAAAGAAAGCTCCCTTGGACACCTCCCGACCAAGCACCGTTCCCTAGAAGGGCTCCCAAGTCAAGGCGAAGCAGAAGATTGATGAGCGCGAATGCTCAGAATCTGACACTGCCTGTGGAGCAGCACGAGGGCGCTCTCGAGTCGGCCACCAAAAGCGGCACGGAGGACAGCCTCCAAGTGAAGGCCGATGCGAAGAAGGTGGCGCCCTGGAACTCCAAGGACACCGACTCCGAGAGCGCCACCCTGAGAGCAGACTCCCTGGCGTCTGAAACTCCTAAGGAGAGTGACAGGTCAGCGACTAGCGTCTCAAACATGGGCAGCCCGAAGGTGAATGTACCGGGGTCTGAGGCCAGACCCACGACAAGCAACTCGAACGCCTCGGCGTCCCGCCCTGCCGTTCCTGTTGTCCCAGTCATCCCAGCTCTTCCGAAGAGCAGCCCCAAGGAGGCTAAGGCAGCAAGCGTCAGCCAGCTCGCAGAAGAGCCCAAGCAAGTTGCATCTCAGGAGGCGAAGCCTGCTGAAGCAACAGAGGGCACGGAAGTTGCTGGCGCGGAGCAAGAGAAGCTCGAGGCTCCTCCGGCAGCTCCCGCCAAGGCGGCCCCGAAGTCATGGAGTGGACTGTTCTCcgcagccgccgccgctgctgctcCCAAGGCGCAGCCCGCTGCTAATGGCCCTGTTGCTCCGGCCGCAGCCAACGGTGCCACCACAAATGGCGATGGTGCTGTCAACGGCAGCGCACCCACCTTTTCTGCAGGAAACACAAACTCTCTGGCATCTGCCATCCAAGACTTCCGTGTTAGCAATGCTGCCAGGGTTCAGTTCATCGAGCCGAGAGGCCTGATCAACACCGGCAATATGTGCTACATGAATTCAGTCAGTATCTTGAATCCACAAGCGGAGAAACCCACTAACGACAGTCTAGGTTTTGCAAGTCCTTCTTTTCTGTGCGCCATTCTACAACTTCTTGGATCAGGTCAGCAAGAAGGCTGTGCACAAGTTCAAGAGCGACACGCCCGTCATAGATGCCATGATTATGTTTATGAGGGAATTCCGGGTCATCGACTCGACTGAAACGGTCGAGAAATTGCGCCGGAAGCTCAAGAGCGAGCAGCTGGAGCAATATGGTGATTCGTTCATTCCCGAGTTTGTGTACAAGGCCATCCAGCCTCTCCCGGCGTTTGCTAGCATGAGAGTATGTCGCTCCGTGGCCCATTCCCTTACTTGTCGCTAACCTTTTTCTACAGCGTGGACACCAGCAAGATGCTCAGGAGTTCCTGGGTTTGATTCTCAATGCCATCGACGAAGAATGCGCCCAAGTAATGTCAACGAGTGGCTCTTCCAATGGGGCCGCTGAAACCCGGCCTACATCCTCCGCCGCCAGCGTCGTTGAGTCGAACGACGGCGCGGACGGGTGGTTTGAAGTTGGATCGAGACAGAGAGCAGTTGAGACGCGCTCGTCCGGAGCCAGCTCGACGACGCCCATCACTCGTTTGTTTAGTGGACAGTATCGATCAGAGCTTCGCCGTCCTGGTGTGAAGGACTCGGTGACTACGGAGCCTTTCCAGTCCCTGCAGTTGGACATTGGCGCCCCGTACATTCATAACGTTGTCGACGCGATAAAGGGTCTAACGGTGCCCGAGAGGCTACAGGGCGATGCTGCCCCCATGACGAAGCAGACTCTGATTGAGACTTTGCCCCCGATTCTCATCCTTCACCTGAAGCGCTTCAAGTTCGACACTGAAGGAACGACCAAGATCGGCAAGAAGGTCGGTTACCCTCTCGACTTGCAGCTCCCCGCGGAAGTTCTCTCGAAGCGACGACGCAACGCTCTTGTCTCCGAGGGTGCCGGCATGCCCAAGTACAGGCTCATCGGTGTCGTCTACCACCACGGCAAGCAAGCCAACGGCGGTCACTACACAGTGGATGTGCGACGGCAAGACGAAAATGAGTGGATCCGCCTGGATGATACGATCATCCGACGTGTCCGCAGTGAGGACGTGGCCGAGGCTGGTGCGGAGGAGGATGCCAAGGACACGGGCCGATCAGGTCCCGCGTCGCGCGACGCGTCGACCAACCGGTTCGGCGCCATggcagacgacgacgagggcGATGATTGGAAGGAGGTCACTACCTCTGCCAAGGGCGGTGATAAGGGCGGCGAGAAGAAGTGGAGCGCCGTGGCCAACGGCAATGGCACCGCGTCCAAGGGAAAGCCGGCCAAGGACAACATCAAAGACAACAAGGTTGCCTACCTGCTATTCTACCAGCGAGTCTGAGCCGACGAAAGGGTAGTCTGGGATCCCAACATTCAACAGTAATCGTCGCGTCGATAGGCGCGCGTGGGGATGAGCACGTAAGGTGGTGGTGAACCTGCTTCAAAAGGCGCAGACTGAGCCATATCAAGCAAGAGTTTGAAGTCTACAAAGCAGAAAAAGTCGAAGAGGGAAGTGAGAGGGATAGAGAGGATGCAGCTGGGGGTGCTATGGTTGTCTCAAATCTAATTTGACTACACACTCGAAGCGGTATTTCAGCATCTCTGGTGGGATTGAAGGGGGAGAGAGACAAGGGAAAAAAGCAAAAGTTTACTAGTCATCTGCAAAATTTTGTAGATGTCTTTTTTTACAACAGTTAGTGATCCAAGCTAGGTGTGAGATGGAGGTTGGGTTGGAACTTTGGGGGCGCGGCGGGGCGGCCAAGGGTGGAGGGGGGGCGGT
Proteins encoded in this region:
- a CDS encoding ubiquitin carboxyl-terminal hydrolase, which encodes MPSKHCVKHFSTEVEQRLKGNDRSRAFLTDELEILKSRSDEVDRLEEENRKLRTKLLQIHHQNRSVESSRGSPRPSYVTNDQATNTDPASADGPENGGDLENVLRESHKLRRKYTALDQNFRILKAEFNKRRDERKEEIKKWEDYATELETKIKVLEQRDGDADAAAYTAEGLQEQSRPRAHLASRLTIDPDTGILTTLSNSRALRQYSAERAPVQSDVETQDLSAADITEGETTEGSKDADAVTLPPLRQTAKTDSDIRIKPEPSSDGPIIVSERLVGKRKHADSSSEQQGRRRVKIESSNLTTGPITSQLQQESMDLDEVGQRLSTPRKNRLWADALAAPGQIDMERAQTAAPVFVRRDNTNTPTTRIPNSTAVLTPINPNARPVRPYELNTVEKPTRKGLAQGIRSLAEDGFVYDTTGREEPAGLFRTPQPPGRLSTLLNAPSPEQAPAIVRSIPRLRDTGRAEEDGPQFPERRELPFNKERRDRSKEAPIGRREHEENTEPTTARGQPRNRATVEAQPLPQKGSLRSKPATSLRLEDFKVNPKFNGGSDYAFSEVVRNREDRACLPGCTDMNCCGPQFRGMALAQKNNVHRTPASDTKLFEDYLGDRITIILGMSKAEREDLWIEAKTWQLANELGKHRHRYARRASPPGFWNADFPTTQEDEAERAEGEKREKQMIQERYREAMRGGGRWIFKDELELWITRNAYMLESRRDTEDYSGVDFGQIAEEETQYQPAMIEYNRTANFTAVAPSQSSTLHRCCLHRSSPLRVCAINHLFGPIFFPTIPRNPYESDARLKAIGNITFSKPQIQGSDSSSRGRSLQIHDSQAGRMNNRHLPAGQAMPGGGGPGGGVDMGGGPGGGNRRRMQQQPTYAQYQQYQQYQQQPMYPNYMNPYAQPTPYYHQLPHQYQNGGMPSGYMHYQQQQPYVRSPQAMPQPQYVPMAGVSVPQPYSQPSPALSTPYHPPPVPAVNPVQTPPPPPPPHVEPTPEPSVVTPSVVSSVVSSSVVTPFAEPFHPAAAPPTPASAPAPESLELPKDVKEFRAPVSPADPIHVGFVAKQRKLPWTPPDQAPFPRRAPKSRRSRRLMSANAQNLTLPVEQHEGALESATKSGTEDSLQVKADAKKVAPWNSKDTDSESATLRADSLASETPKESDRSATSVSNMGSPKVNVPGSEARPTTSNSNASASRPAVPVVPVIPALPKSSPKEAKAASVSQLAEEPKQVASQEAKPAEATEGTEVAGAEQEKLEAPPAAPAKAAPKSWSGLFSAAAAAAAPKAQPAANGPVAPAAANGATTNGDGAVNGSAPTFSAGNTNSLASAIQDFRVSNAARVQFIEPRGLINTGNMCYMNSVLQVLLFCAPFYNFLDQVSKKAVHKFKSDTPVIDAMIMFMREFRVIDSTETVEKLRRKLKSEQLEQYGDSFIPEFVYKAIQPLPAFASMRRGHQQDAQEFLGLILNAIDEECAQVMSTSGSSNGAAETRPTSSAASVVESNDGADGWFEVGSRQRAVETRSSGASSTTPITRLFSGQYRSELRRPGVKDSVTTEPFQSLQLDIGAPYIHNVVDAIKGLTVPERLQGDAAPMTKQTLIETLPPILILHLKRFKFDTEGTTKIGKKVGYPLDLQLPAEVLSKRRRNALVSEGAGMPKYRLIGVVYHHGKQANGGHYTVDVRRQDENEWIRLDDTIIRRVRSEDVAEAGAEEDAKDTGRSGPASRDASTNRFGAMADDDEGDDWKEVTTSAKGGDKGGEKKWSAVANGNGTASKGKPAKDNIKDNKVAYLLFYQRV